In one Candidatus Caccoplasma merdavium genomic region, the following are encoded:
- a CDS encoding FprA family A-type flavoprotein — translation MNHFAEIAPNIYYVGANDRKTHKFEALWPLPYGVSYNSYLIVDEKVALIDTIEASCTEAYLENIRHILDGRAIDYLVINHMEPDHSASIAAVKRAYPDMQIVGNAKTLDMVKGFYGIDRDTITVKEGESLSLGTKELVFYLVPMLHWPETMVSYCPQEKVLFSGDAFGCFGALEGGIVDNQLDCEIYWDEMVRYYANIVGKYGAPVQKALSKLAGVAIETICSTHGPVWKENVAKVIGIYDRLSRYEAETGVVIAYGSMYGHTAQMAEEIARELAANGIKNIVMHDVSVSDKSYILRDIFKYKALIIGSPTYNTLLFPDVELLVSALRNREIKSRIFGCFGSYSWACRSVKELTAFAEQMHWEMPGCPVEMKQGGCEASMQQCRELAKAIAQRLQENE, via the coding sequence ATGAACCATTTTGCTGAAATTGCACCGAACATCTACTATGTGGGAGCCAACGATCGCAAAACCCACAAATTCGAGGCACTGTGGCCCCTCCCTTATGGAGTCTCCTACAACTCCTATCTGATTGTAGACGAAAAGGTAGCTCTCATCGACACCATAGAGGCCAGCTGCACCGAAGCCTACCTCGAAAACATTCGCCACATACTCGACGGCCGCGCCATCGATTATCTGGTCATCAACCACATGGAGCCCGACCATTCGGCCTCCATCGCCGCCGTGAAGCGGGCATACCCCGACATGCAGATTGTGGGGAATGCCAAGACCTTGGACATGGTCAAAGGGTTTTATGGCATCGACCGGGACACCATAACCGTCAAAGAGGGCGAATCGCTCTCGCTGGGCACAAAAGAGCTGGTGTTCTACCTTGTTCCCATGCTGCACTGGCCCGAGACCATGGTATCGTATTGCCCGCAAGAAAAAGTCCTTTTCTCGGGCGATGCCTTCGGCTGTTTCGGCGCCCTCGAAGGAGGTATCGTCGACAACCAGCTCGATTGTGAAATCTACTGGGACGAAATGGTGCGTTACTATGCCAACATCGTGGGCAAATACGGTGCTCCCGTACAAAAAGCCCTGTCGAAACTGGCCGGCGTCGCCATCGAGACGATATGTTCCACACACGGTCCGGTGTGGAAAGAAAATGTGGCAAAAGTCATCGGCATCTATGACCGTCTCAGCCGCTATGAGGCCGAGACCGGTGTTGTCATCGCCTATGGCAGCATGTACGGGCACACGGCCCAGATGGCCGAGGAGATTGCCCGCGAACTGGCCGCCAACGGCATCAAGAACATCGTGATGCACGACGTGTCGGTGTCGGACAAATCATATATCTTGCGAGACATCTTCAAATACAAAGCCTTGATTATAGGCAGCCCCACCTACAACACGCTGCTCTTCCCCGATGTAGAGTTGCTGGTATCGGCTCTGCGCAACCGCGAAATCAAATCGCGCATCTTCGGTTGCTTCGGCTCATACAGTTGGGCTTGCCGTTCGGTAAAGGAGCTGACGGCATTTGCCGAACAAATGCACTGGGAAATGCCCGGCTGCCCCGTCGAGATGAAACAAGGCGGTTGCGAAGCCTCGATGCAACAATGCCGGGAGTTGGCAAAAGCCATCGCACAACGGCTGCAAGAAAACGAATAA
- a CDS encoding carbon-nitrogen hydrolase, translated as MEKKIIAGLIQQSNTPDREVNMHRLKSRIEECARQGARLVVLQELHNSLYFCQTENTDCFDWAEPVPGPSTEFYGNIARESGVVLVTSLFERRAPGLYHNTAVVFDKDGSIAGKYRKMHIPDDPAYYEKFYFTPGDLGFEPIQTSIGRLGVLVCWDQWYPEAARLMALRGADLLIYPTAIGWESSDTPEEKERQRNAWIISQRGHAVANGLPVVSVNRVGHEPDPSGQTRGIQFWGSSFVAGPQGEILWQAPCDEDCVQTVEIDLARSETVRRWWPFLRDRRIDAYENISRRFID; from the coding sequence ATGGAAAAGAAAATCATAGCAGGTCTCATACAACAATCGAATACTCCCGATCGGGAAGTAAACATGCACCGTCTGAAAAGCCGCATCGAAGAGTGTGCCCGACAAGGCGCCCGGCTCGTCGTGCTCCAAGAGCTGCACAACAGCCTCTATTTCTGTCAGACCGAGAATACCGACTGTTTCGATTGGGCCGAACCTGTTCCCGGCCCATCGACCGAGTTTTACGGCAACATTGCCCGAGAATCGGGCGTCGTGCTGGTCACGTCGCTCTTCGAGCGTCGCGCCCCGGGGCTGTATCACAACACGGCCGTCGTCTTCGACAAGGACGGCTCGATAGCGGGGAAATACCGCAAAATGCACATACCCGACGACCCTGCCTATTATGAGAAATTCTATTTCACCCCCGGCGACCTCGGATTTGAACCGATTCAGACCTCGATAGGCCGTCTCGGCGTGCTGGTATGCTGGGACCAGTGGTATCCCGAAGCCGCCCGACTCATGGCCCTGCGCGGCGCCGACCTGCTCATCTATCCCACCGCCATCGGCTGGGAGAGCAGCGACACCCCCGAAGAGAAAGAGCGGCAACGCAACGCCTGGATCATCTCACAACGCGGTCACGCCGTTGCCAACGGATTGCCGGTCGTCTCGGTCAATCGCGTAGGTCATGAACCCGACCCAAGCGGACAAACCCGCGGCATACAATTCTGGGGCAGCAGTTTCGTGGCAGGCCCGCAAGGAGAGATATTATGGCAGGCTCCCTGCGACGAAGATTGCGTGCAAACGGTCGAAATAGACCTCGCCCGCTCCGAGACCGTGCGACGCTGGTGGCCCTTCTTGCGCGACCGCCGTATCGATGCTTATGAAAACATCTCCCGCCGATTTATCGACTAA
- a CDS encoding agmatine deiminase family protein — MKTSDYRLPAEWYPQSGIQLTWPHAGTDWCDMLDEVEACFTTIAREISKREPLLIVAPDTDKVRRHLEGKTTAENIGYLTCPTNDTWARDHGGITLVEGNSGKARILDFAFNGWGLKFAANLDNLITRAMYQNGRLNGEYVNRLNFVLEGGSIESDGKGTLLTTSECLLSPNRNGEWNRSQIEQYLHETFSVAQILWLDHGFLAGDDTDSHIDTLTRLCPDDTIVYVQCNDKADMHYSELAKMEEQLRSFLTRDGKPFRLLPLPMAAPIFNEGERLPATYANFLILNDAVLYPTYAQPDNDAAAARILQEAFAGYEIIGIDCRALIKQHGSLHCVTMQYPQGVLKI, encoded by the coding sequence GTGAAAACCTCCGATTATAGATTGCCGGCCGAATGGTACCCGCAATCGGGCATACAACTCACTTGGCCTCACGCCGGAACCGACTGGTGCGACATGCTCGACGAGGTCGAGGCGTGCTTTACCACCATCGCCCGGGAGATTTCCAAGCGGGAACCGTTGCTGATTGTCGCGCCCGACACCGACAAGGTGCGCCGTCATCTCGAAGGGAAAACGACCGCTGAAAACATCGGATACCTCACCTGCCCCACCAACGATACTTGGGCCCGTGACCACGGAGGCATCACCCTTGTTGAAGGGAATAGCGGGAAAGCACGGATTCTCGACTTCGCATTCAACGGTTGGGGACTGAAATTCGCGGCCAATCTCGACAACCTGATAACGAGAGCCATGTATCAAAACGGACGGCTCAACGGTGAATACGTGAACCGTCTGAACTTCGTTCTCGAAGGCGGCTCCATCGAGTCGGACGGGAAAGGGACCTTGCTCACCACTTCGGAATGCCTGCTCTCCCCCAACCGGAACGGAGAGTGGAACCGCTCCCAAATCGAACAATACCTGCACGAGACCTTCTCGGTCGCACAGATTTTGTGGCTCGACCACGGTTTCCTGGCCGGCGACGATACCGACAGCCACATCGACACCTTGACCCGTCTGTGCCCCGACGACACCATCGTGTATGTGCAATGCAACGATAAAGCCGACATGCACTACTCTGAACTCGCCAAAATGGAAGAGCAACTCCGCTCTTTCCTGACGCGGGACGGCAAGCCGTTCCGGCTCCTGCCATTGCCCATGGCCGCCCCCATCTTCAACGAAGGGGAACGGTTGCCGGCCACCTATGCCAACTTCCTCATCCTCAACGATGCCGTGCTCTACCCCACCTATGCTCAGCCCGACAATGACGCTGCCGCGGCACGCATCTTGCAAGAGGCTTTTGCCGGATATGAAATCATCGGCATCGACTGCCGGGCTCTCATCAAGCAACACGGGTCGTTACACTGTGTCACCATGCAATATCCGCAAGGTGTTTTAAAAATATGA
- a CDS encoding ferredoxin: MIINERDARKEYMLQAAKQIMLAARTAPKGKGVDIIEIVTLTDEDIDAVSAKMLQLAEETGMKFLIRDSENIQQADAMIVIGTRQAPQGLNCAYCGFATCAEKPWATPCAINSIDVGIAVGSACAKAADLRVDSRVMFSAGWAVEQLGLLKDCRQCIAIPISASSKNPFFDRKPKENK, translated from the coding sequence ATGATTATCAACGAGAGAGACGCACGCAAAGAGTACATGCTCCAAGCAGCCAAACAGATAATGCTGGCAGCCCGGACAGCCCCCAAAGGGAAAGGTGTGGACATTATCGAAATCGTCACGCTGACCGACGAAGACATCGACGCCGTGTCGGCAAAGATGTTGCAACTGGCCGAAGAGACCGGCATGAAATTCCTCATCAGGGACAGTGAAAACATACAACAAGCCGATGCCATGATTGTCATCGGCACCCGTCAGGCTCCGCAAGGGCTCAACTGCGCTTATTGCGGATTTGCCACATGCGCCGAAAAACCGTGGGCTACACCCTGCGCCATCAACTCGATAGATGTAGGCATCGCTGTGGGCTCGGCCTGTGCCAAGGCCGCCGACCTGAGAGTCGACAGCCGGGTCATGTTCTCGGCTGGTTGGGCCGTTGAACAGTTGGGACTGCTGAAAGATTGCCGACAATGTATCGCCATACCCATCAGTGCCTCCTCAAAGAACCCCTTCTTCGACCGTAAACCCAAAGAGAACAAGTGA
- a CDS encoding inorganic phosphate transporter: MDSIFLGFVVFLFLLAVFDLWVGVSNDAVNFLNSAIGAKAAKFRTIIIIAAIGVFCGASMSNGMMDVARHGIFRPEQFYFNELMYIFLAVMVTDIVLIDIFNSLGMPTSTTVSMVFELLGASFAVAMVKLASDTTGLTFADLLNTEKALSVILAIFFSVAIAFFFGALVQYLTRIIFTFNYKAKMRWKAGLFGGVAVTAIVYFMLIKGVKDLSFMTPENKLWVHENTALIMVGCLVFFTVLMQILHWCKVNVFKVVVLIGTFSLAMAFAGNDLVNFIGVPLAGFSSYQDYMANGAGDPTGFLMGSLNGPAKTPLVFLVASGAIMVFSLATSKKAHNVVKTSVDLSRQETGDEVFGSSRVARSLVRWFTTVSAWVVDVTPERVRCWVNSRFNQDEMQIENGAAFDMVRAAVNLVLAGLLIALGTSLKLPLSTTYVTFMVAMGSSLADRAWGRESAVYRITGVLSVIGGWFITAGAAFLITFVIALIMYFGGVWASIAIVALGVGILIRSNIVYRKKSKTEKKDTIFSEMLATKDKTEAWKLLHQHIVENRCIFISDTMQIYYSITDGFMYEELRSLRKADSSLRQEKSILKNLRRKETLGMHRVSKEIAIEKNTWFHLGCNSCEQIMYCMRRICEPCLEHVDNNFTPLPQKFVDEFIPMRNGVMLLFEQALAILRNGRYEETIALRADCEKMKDLFSRKRKNLVEEIQNEERSEYISVLYVYLNLLQESQESVSLLRHMLRADRKLNQA; encoded by the coding sequence ATGGATTCAATATTTTTAGGATTTGTCGTCTTCTTGTTCCTCTTGGCCGTTTTTGATTTGTGGGTCGGGGTGAGCAATGACGCCGTAAACTTCCTCAACTCGGCAATCGGAGCGAAAGCGGCCAAGTTCAGGACCATAATCATCATCGCCGCCATCGGTGTCTTCTGTGGAGCATCGATGAGTAACGGTATGATGGATGTCGCCCGGCATGGAATATTCCGTCCCGAGCAATTCTATTTTAATGAACTGATGTATATCTTCTTGGCGGTGATGGTGACCGACATTGTTTTGATTGATATATTCAATTCGTTGGGAATGCCCACATCGACCACCGTTTCGATGGTGTTTGAATTGTTGGGTGCATCGTTTGCGGTAGCCATGGTGAAACTGGCTTCCGATACGACGGGGCTTACCTTTGCCGATTTGCTCAATACCGAGAAGGCTTTGTCGGTGATATTGGCAATCTTCTTTTCTGTTGCCATTGCGTTTTTCTTCGGAGCCTTGGTGCAGTATTTGACGCGTATCATATTTACGTTCAACTACAAGGCCAAGATGCGCTGGAAAGCCGGATTGTTCGGCGGAGTGGCAGTGACGGCCATCGTCTATTTCATGCTTATCAAAGGAGTGAAGGACCTCTCTTTCATGACACCTGAAAATAAATTGTGGGTGCATGAAAACACGGCACTCATCATGGTGGGTTGCCTGGTGTTCTTTACCGTCCTGATGCAAATATTGCATTGGTGCAAGGTGAATGTATTCAAGGTTGTCGTCCTTATCGGGACTTTTTCCCTGGCGATGGCATTTGCCGGTAACGACTTGGTCAATTTCATCGGAGTGCCGTTGGCCGGATTTTCTTCCTACCAGGATTATATGGCAAACGGAGCCGGTGATCCTACGGGATTCTTGATGGGGTCATTGAACGGACCGGCCAAGACGCCTCTTGTTTTCTTGGTGGCATCCGGAGCCATTATGGTCTTTTCGTTGGCAACGTCAAAAAAGGCACATAATGTGGTGAAGACTTCGGTCGACCTTTCTCGTCAGGAAACCGGCGATGAGGTGTTCGGTTCCTCCCGTGTGGCTCGCAGCTTGGTGCGCTGGTTTACCACGGTGAGTGCATGGGTGGTCGATGTCACCCCCGAACGGGTGCGTTGCTGGGTCAACAGCCGTTTCAATCAAGATGAGATGCAAATCGAGAACGGGGCGGCTTTCGACATGGTAAGAGCTGCGGTCAACCTGGTATTGGCCGGCCTTCTCATCGCATTGGGTACGTCGCTCAAATTGCCTCTTTCGACCACTTATGTGACATTCATGGTGGCGATGGGCTCTTCTTTGGCCGACCGGGCTTGGGGTCGAGAAAGTGCCGTCTACCGCATTACCGGGGTGCTATCGGTCATCGGGGGTTGGTTCATAACCGCCGGGGCGGCCTTCCTGATAACGTTTGTCATCGCCCTCATCATGTATTTCGGCGGTGTGTGGGCCTCTATTGCCATCGTGGCACTTGGAGTGGGCATACTCATTCGCAGCAACATCGTTTATCGCAAGAAATCGAAAACTGAGAAAAAAGATACGATTTTCAGCGAAATGTTGGCCACCAAGGACAAAACGGAGGCCTGGAAACTGCTCCATCAGCACATTGTCGAGAACCGTTGCATATTTATTTCCGATACGATGCAGATATACTATTCCATTACCGACGGTTTCATGTATGAAGAGTTGCGCTCCTTGCGCAAGGCCGACTCCTCGTTGCGTCAGGAAAAAAGTATCTTGAAGAATCTCCGGCGCAAAGAGACGTTGGGAATGCATCGGGTATCGAAAGAGATTGCCATCGAAAAGAATACTTGGTTCCACTTGGGTTGCAACAGTTGCGAACAGATTATGTATTGCATGCGCCGTATTTGCGAACCCTGTCTTGAACATGTCGACAACAATTTTACCCCCCTGCCTCAAAAATTCGTCGACGAATTCATTCCGATGAGGAACGGTGTCATGCTGCTGTTCGAGCAGGCTCTCGCGATTTTGCGGAACGGCCGTTACGAAGAAACCATCGCGTTGCGCGCCGATTGCGAGAAAATGAAAGACCTTTTCTCCCGGAAACGAAAGAACCTCGTGGAGGAAATACAAAATGAGGAGCGGAGCGAATACATCAGTGTCCTTTATGTCTACCTCAACTTGTTGCAAGAATCCCAGGAAAGCGTCTCCTTGTTGAGACACATGCTTCGAGCCGACCGTAAACTGAATCAAGCATAG
- a CDS encoding porin, whose amino-acid sequence MKNLLLCASLLWGLAGEMYAQKKSEYIPEIHGTIRGKYEYQFEDNKGRFQVRNARFSLSGKVAPIVSYKAEIDLSDEGAIKMLDAYARITPLPTFDITIGQMRVPFTIDAHRSPHQQYFANRSFIAKQVGNVRDVGATLAYTWKIGIPVRLEAGIFNGSGLTNQKDFWTNRINYSAKAHLQLPKGFNLVGSVQKISPENISIQMYDIGAYYHAGRWHVEAEFLRKHYAGGAFKPVNAFDGFVCYDQPLPKVFEKISFLGRFDCMSDHSNGEAGEGGTLVVDDAARKRLTVGTTLSLVKPFVADLRVNYENYFYDNNALAAVSERDKIVVELMVRF is encoded by the coding sequence ATGAAAAATCTTCTCTTGTGTGCAAGCCTCTTATGGGGGCTTGCAGGGGAGATGTACGCTCAGAAAAAGAGTGAATACATTCCCGAAATTCACGGTACGATACGCGGAAAGTACGAATATCAGTTCGAAGATAACAAGGGGCGCTTCCAAGTGCGCAATGCCCGTTTCAGCCTCTCGGGCAAAGTGGCGCCGATTGTCTCTTACAAGGCCGAAATCGACCTCTCTGACGAGGGCGCGATAAAGATGCTCGATGCATACGCCCGCATTACTCCTTTGCCGACATTCGACATCACCATCGGTCAGATGCGCGTCCCCTTTACCATAGACGCTCATCGTTCGCCGCACCAACAGTATTTTGCCAATCGCTCGTTTATTGCCAAACAGGTGGGAAATGTGCGCGATGTGGGGGCGACGTTGGCTTATACCTGGAAAATCGGTATCCCCGTCCGTCTCGAAGCGGGCATTTTCAACGGTTCTGGATTGACCAACCAGAAGGATTTCTGGACCAACCGCATCAATTACTCGGCCAAGGCTCATTTGCAGTTGCCCAAGGGGTTCAACTTGGTTGGGAGCGTGCAGAAAATATCGCCCGAAAACATTTCGATTCAGATGTACGACATCGGTGCCTACTATCATGCCGGCCGTTGGCATGTCGAGGCCGAGTTTTTGCGGAAGCACTATGCAGGAGGCGCTTTCAAACCCGTCAATGCTTTCGATGGTTTTGTTTGTTACGACCAACCCTTGCCCAAGGTCTTTGAGAAAATCTCATTCCTCGGTCGTTTCGATTGTATGAGCGACCACAGCAATGGCGAAGCGGGAGAGGGGGGGACCCTTGTCGTCGATGATGCTGCCCGCAAGCGCCTCACCGTGGGTACGACATTGAGCTTGGTCAAACCGTTCGTTGCCGACCTCAGAGTCAATTACGAAAACTATTTTTACGATAACAACGCGTTGGCCGCGGTCTCGGAGCGTGACAAAATCGTGGTCGAATTGATGGTGCGCTTCTAA
- a CDS encoding C69 family dipeptidase: protein MKRRGLLTLMMMFAATAAVYACTSLLAGRKATTDGSTMITYAADSHTLYGTLSFTPAADYPVGTEVEIRDCDTNKPLGKIPQVAHTYKVVGHMNEHQVSITESTFGGRPELVDTTGMIDYGSLMQLALQRATTAREAIAVMTDLVQKYGYYSSGESFSIADPQEVWILEMIGKGGLSKGAVWVAVRIPDDCIAAHANHSRIHQFPLDDPENCLYSPDVISFAREQKYFNGLNRDFSFSSAYAPAGFEELRACEARVWSFYNRYDSTMTAYLPYIYGESSQPLPLYIKPDRKLSVQDMKDAMRDHFEGTPFDMTRDAGAGPFKVPYRFRPMTFEVDSQEYINERAIATQQTGFSLVAQQREWLPSALGGVLWFGVDDANTSVYVPIYVGALTEVPLCFREGNGSLYKVSWTSAFWIYNWVANMAYARYDQMIEDIRPLQRQIETAFNEQQPKLEKSVLDIFYDEPAKALATLDQYSREAADSSTVRWRELGEYLMVKYLDGNRKREKDGQFLYNPYGLPEYPDFPGYSDDYYRAIVEDAGERLKVSF, encoded by the coding sequence ATGAAAAGACGAGGTTTACTTACCCTTATGATGATGTTTGCCGCCACAGCGGCAGTCTATGCCTGCACCAGTCTCCTGGCCGGCCGCAAGGCAACAACCGACGGTTCGACGATGATTACCTATGCCGCCGATTCTCATACCCTATATGGAACACTCTCCTTTACCCCCGCAGCCGATTATCCTGTGGGCACCGAAGTCGAGATACGCGATTGCGATACCAATAAACCGTTGGGGAAAATCCCCCAGGTCGCCCATACCTATAAGGTCGTAGGACACATGAATGAACATCAGGTTTCGATTACCGAATCCACATTCGGTGGCCGTCCCGAGTTGGTCGACACCACGGGCATGATCGATTATGGTTCGCTCATGCAGTTGGCCTTGCAACGTGCCACCACGGCGCGCGAAGCCATTGCGGTCATGACCGATTTGGTGCAGAAGTATGGCTATTACAGCAGCGGGGAGAGTTTCTCGATAGCCGACCCCCAAGAGGTGTGGATTCTCGAAATGATAGGTAAGGGTGGCCTGTCGAAGGGCGCCGTGTGGGTGGCCGTGCGCATTCCCGACGATTGCATCGCGGCTCATGCCAACCATTCCCGCATTCATCAGTTCCCGCTCGATGACCCCGAGAACTGCCTCTATTCACCCGATGTCATCTCTTTTGCCCGCGAGCAGAAATATTTCAACGGCCTCAACCGCGATTTCAGTTTCTCCTCGGCCTATGCCCCGGCCGGTTTTGAGGAATTGCGGGCCTGCGAAGCGCGCGTATGGAGTTTCTACAACCGATACGACTCGACCATGACGGCCTATCTCCCCTATATCTATGGCGAGTCGTCGCAACCGTTGCCTCTCTATATCAAGCCCGATCGCAAGTTGTCGGTGCAGGACATGAAAGATGCCATGCGGGACCATTTCGAGGGGACTCCTTTCGACATGACCCGAGATGCAGGTGCCGGCCCTTTCAAGGTGCCTTATCGTTTCCGTCCCATGACATTCGAGGTCGACAGTCAGGAATATATCAATGAGCGTGCCATTGCCACCCAGCAGACCGGCTTTTCTCTTGTTGCCCAGCAGCGGGAGTGGTTGCCTTCGGCACTCGGAGGCGTGCTGTGGTTTGGTGTCGACGACGCCAACACGTCGGTCTATGTACCCATCTATGTGGGTGCCTTGACCGAGGTGCCACTCTGTTTCCGTGAAGGGAACGGTTCGCTTTACAAGGTGTCTTGGACATCGGCTTTCTGGATTTACAACTGGGTGGCCAACATGGCTTATGCCCGTTATGACCAGATGATAGAAGACATACGGCCCTTGCAGCGGCAAATCGAGACGGCTTTCAACGAGCAACAGCCGAAACTCGAAAAAAGCGTCCTCGACATCTTTTATGACGAACCCGCGAAAGCCCTTGCCACCCTCGACCAATACAGCCGAGAGGCAGCCGATTCATCGACCGTGCGTTGGCGCGAATTGGGCGAATATCTGATGGTGAAATACCTCGACGGGAATCGCAAGCGCGAAAAAGACGGCCAGTTCCTCTATAATCCCTACGGACTTCCCGAGTATCCCGATTTCCCCGGATACTCCGATGATTACTATCGAGCCATCGTAGAAGATGCCGGAGAGCGTCTCAAAGTCTCTTTTTGA
- a CDS encoding phospho-sugar mutase: MENEALLKEVTAKAQVWLGEGYDAETRAEVQRMLDNEDKTDLIEAFYKDLEFGTGGLRGIMGVGTNRMNIYTVGAATQGLANYLKKEFASLPQIKVVIGHDCRNNSRKFAEISADIFSANGIKVYLFESLRPTPEMSYTIRELGCQSGIILTASHNPKEYNGYKAYWDDGAQMISPHDKNTISEVNKVRSVSDINFNGNPALIETIGEEIDQKYIARIKALSLNPEVIARQKDLKIVYTPIHGTGVKLIPRTLAAFGFTNVIHVPEQDVISGDFPTVKSPNPEEPAALDLAISKAKEVEADIVLASDPDADRMGIAIKNDKGEWILVNGNQNALLFTNYLISQYKATGRIEKGAYMVKTIVTTELIKKIADCNGIECFDVYTGFKWIAAIMRELEGKRQYIGGGEESYGFLVEDFVRDKDAVSACAMMAEIAAWAKDNGKTMYEMLQDIYVEYGFSKEKGISVVRKGKSGAEEIEAMMKNYRENPITELAGSKVILAKDYATLVAQDFVAGEKYTLDMPTTSNVLQYFTEDGTKVSIRPSGTEPKIKFYIEVSGELPSRADYDKVVAAAEEKIKAVAASLGV; encoded by the coding sequence ATGGAAAACGAAGCATTGCTCAAAGAAGTAACCGCCAAAGCACAAGTGTGGCTGGGCGAAGGATATGATGCCGAAACACGCGCCGAAGTGCAGCGTATGCTCGACAACGAAGACAAGACCGACCTGATAGAGGCTTTCTATAAGGACCTCGAATTCGGAACCGGCGGATTGCGCGGTATCATGGGCGTCGGTACCAACCGCATGAACATTTACACCGTAGGAGCCGCCACGCAAGGTTTGGCCAATTATTTGAAGAAGGAATTCGCTTCGTTGCCCCAGATCAAGGTCGTTATCGGACACGACTGCCGCAACAACAGCCGTAAGTTTGCCGAAATATCGGCCGATATTTTCTCGGCCAACGGCATCAAAGTCTATCTCTTCGAGTCGTTGCGTCCTACCCCCGAGATGTCTTATACCATTCGCGAACTGGGTTGCCAGAGCGGTATTATCCTCACCGCATCGCACAATCCCAAAGAATACAACGGATACAAGGCCTATTGGGACGACGGCGCACAGATGATTTCGCCGCACGACAAGAACACCATCTCCGAAGTAAACAAAGTGCGCTCGGTATCCGACATCAACTTCAACGGAAATCCGGCTCTCATCGAGACGATAGGGGAGGAAATCGACCAAAAATACATTGCCCGCATCAAGGCTCTGTCGCTCAATCCCGAAGTCATTGCCCGCCAGAAAGACCTGAAAATCGTTTACACCCCCATTCACGGTACCGGTGTGAAACTTATCCCTCGTACTTTGGCCGCCTTCGGGTTCACCAACGTGATACACGTCCCCGAACAAGACGTCATCAGTGGTGACTTCCCCACGGTAAAATCGCCCAACCCCGAAGAGCCTGCCGCACTCGATTTGGCCATCAGCAAGGCCAAGGAGGTCGAGGCCGACATAGTCCTTGCCTCCGACCCCGATGCCGACCGCATGGGTATTGCCATCAAGAACGACAAAGGCGAGTGGATACTTGTGAACGGTAACCAAAACGCCCTGCTCTTTACCAACTACTTGATTTCGCAATATAAGGCCACCGGCCGCATCGAAAAGGGCGCATACATGGTGAAGACCATTGTCACCACCGAATTGATAAAGAAAATTGCCGATTGCAACGGTATCGAATGCTTCGATGTCTATACCGGATTCAAGTGGATTGCCGCCATCATGCGTGAACTCGAAGGCAAACGCCAGTATATCGGTGGCGGTGAGGAGAGCTACGGGTTCTTGGTTGAAGATTTCGTGCGCGACAAAGACGCCGTGTCGGCATGCGCCATGATGGCCGAGATTGCGGCCTGGGCCAAGGACAACGGCAAAACCATGTATGAAATGTTGCAAGACATCTATGTGGAATATGGATTCTCCAAGGAAAAAGGCATCTCGGTTGTGCGCAAAGGAAAATCGGGCGCAGAAGAAATCGAGGCCATGATGAAGAATTATCGTGAAAATCCCATTACCGAGCTGGCCGGTTCAAAAGTAATCTTGGCCAAGGATTATGCCACATTGGTTGCACAAGATTTCGTGGCCGGAGAAAAATACACGCTCGATATGCCCACCACTTCGAATGTGCTGCAATATTTCACCGAGGACGGAACCAAAGTTTCGATTCGTCCTTCGGGAACGGAACCCAAAATCAAATTCTATATTGAGGTTAGCGGTGAACTCCCGTCGCGTGCCGACTACGACAAAGTGGTTGCTGCCGCCGAAGAGAAAATCAAGGCCGTTGCCGCCTCACTTGGTGTATAG